From the Ostrinia nubilalis chromosome 8, ilOstNubi1.1, whole genome shotgun sequence genome, one window contains:
- the LOC135074229 gene encoding uncharacterized protein LOC135074229, with protein MIWNTDSIQKLLDLCIKQPVLWDPKHSHYGDKVAREKAHQIIAEQMDVPNITAEDINRKYRSMRAAYRVEVRNINTAKIRGFFYKPTLHWFSIFKQYMKQVEDRKKVNSPIIQKQLLLQRDLTDRHQYVFTLKDDPQIPVGPINKNLPPQVHLVTNTGQEIHLDEDEESSEEEMSSEESEDEFQSFADHIAVQLRSMSVHRAVMIQNQIQKIFAQDREIHEITVEEDD; from the exons ATGATTTGGAATACGGATTCGATACAAAAACTCCTGGATTTATGTATAAAGCAACCAGTGCTATGGGACCCGAAACATTCTCACTACGGTGACAAAGTTGCAAGAGAAAAAGCGCATCAAATAATAGCCGAACAAATGGACGTTCCTAACATAACCGCAGAAGACATAAATCGCAAGTATAGAAGTATGAGAGCGGCGTACCGAGTAGAAGTCAGAAATATTAACACTGCTAAAATCCGCGGGTTCTTTTACAAACCAACGTTGCATTGGTTTTCCATTTTCAAGCAATACATGAAGCAAGTAGAAGATCGCAAG AAAGTGAATTCTCCAATTATTCAGAAGCAACTTCTCCTGCAAAGGGATCTGACAGACCGCCACCAATACGTTTTTACGCTTAAAGATGACCCTCAAATACCTGTAGGACCTATCAATAAGAACTTGCCTCCGCAGGTGCATTTGGTGACAAATACTGGTCAAGAAATACACTTGGATGAGGACGAGGAATCGTCAGAAGAGGAAATGTCATCAGAGGAGAGTGAGGATGAGTTCCAAAGCTTTGCTGACCACATCGCTGTGCAACTGAGGAGTATGTCCGTCCACAGGGCTGTCATGATACAGAATCAGATTCAAAAAATATTCGCGCAAGACAGAGAAATTCACGAAATAACGGTCGAGGAAGACGATTAA